Proteins encoded together in one Synechococcus sp. BL107 window:
- the rsmA gene encoding 16S rRNA (adenine(1518)-N(6)/adenine(1519)-N(6))-dimethyltransferase RsmA has product MSFSGHTARKRFGQHWLRDARVLDQIVSAARLQQDDRVLEVGPGRGALTERLLASAAAQIHAIELDRDLVQGLHDRFGAQSRFSLREGDVLDAPLHLGDGGFANKVVANIPYNITGPLLARLIGRLDRPVEPTYDCLVLLLQKEVAERIRAQPGRSSFSALSVRMQLLADCSLVCPVPPRCFQPPPKVQSEVILLKPFPPERRLPIDLASRVEALLKQAFQARRKMLRNTLAGVIEPQILEPLAASVGISLQQRPQEVAAEAWVALARGLNQDV; this is encoded by the coding sequence ATGTCCTTTTCAGGCCATACCGCCCGTAAGCGTTTTGGCCAGCACTGGCTGCGTGATGCGCGGGTGCTGGATCAGATCGTTAGCGCTGCCCGTCTGCAGCAAGACGACCGCGTGTTGGAGGTCGGTCCTGGTCGTGGTGCTTTGACAGAACGTTTGCTGGCCTCAGCGGCGGCCCAAATCCATGCGATCGAATTGGACCGCGACTTGGTGCAGGGTTTACACGATCGCTTCGGAGCCCAGAGCAGGTTCAGCCTTCGCGAGGGCGATGTCTTGGATGCACCGCTACACCTGGGGGATGGCGGATTTGCCAACAAAGTAGTTGCCAATATTCCTTACAACATCACGGGTCCGTTGCTGGCGCGACTGATTGGCCGCCTCGATCGTCCAGTCGAGCCCACCTATGACTGTCTTGTACTGCTTCTACAGAAAGAAGTGGCCGAACGGATTCGCGCCCAGCCCGGGCGGAGCAGCTTCAGTGCTTTAAGTGTTCGCATGCAGCTTTTGGCGGATTGTTCCTTGGTCTGCCCCGTTCCGCCCCGTTGTTTTCAGCCACCACCGAAGGTGCAGTCAGAAGTCATCCTTCTTAAGCCATTTCCTCCAGAGAGGCGCCTGCCCATCGATCTTGCGAGTCGCGTTGAAGCATTGCTGAAGCAAGCCTTTCAAGCGCGGCGGAAGATGTTGCGCAACACCCTGGCCGGTGTCATCGAACCTCAGATTTTGGAACCGTTGGCGGCATCAGTGGGAATCAGCCTGCAGCAACGTCCCCAAGAGGTGGCCGCTGAGGCCTGGGTTGCCCTCGCCAGGGGTTTGAATCAAGACGTTTGA
- a CDS encoding YraN family protein has protein sequence MTKQQIQGDRAEEIAFKLLQGKGWVLLDRNWTCRWGELDLVLQKDQRLLVVEVKGRTARRHDRGGLDAFHSRKRRRLARAINCWRSDHPDADHQLLQVVLALVNLSGSATSVRWLAIHQLS, from the coding sequence TTGACCAAGCAGCAGATACAAGGGGATCGAGCCGAAGAGATCGCGTTCAAGCTCCTGCAAGGGAAGGGGTGGGTGTTGCTCGATCGGAATTGGACTTGCCGTTGGGGGGAATTGGATCTGGTGCTGCAGAAAGATCAACGCTTGTTGGTTGTGGAGGTGAAAGGTCGGACGGCACGACGGCATGACCGTGGCGGTTTGGATGCCTTTCACAGTCGTAAGCGGCGACGCTTGGCGCGGGCGATTAACTGTTGGAGATCCGATCATCCAGACGCTGATCATCAGCTCCTTCAGGTGGTTTTAGCCCTCGTCAACCTGTCCGGCTCCGCCACATCCGTGCGCTGGTTGGCCATTCATCAATTGAGTTGA
- a CDS encoding pentapeptide repeat-containing protein, translating to MRRRPLALLAALLLLLSPLLYAAAPVFAAVDVAKQVLIGADYANKDLVGATFNLSNLREADLSGSDLRGASLYGAKLQDADLSDTDLREATLDSAVMTGTNLSNAVMEGAFAFNTRFKDVVITGADFTDVPMRPDQLKSLCSVADGTNPVTGRSTRESLGCS from the coding sequence ATGCGTCGCCGACCGCTGGCTTTGTTAGCTGCATTGCTTCTTCTGCTTTCGCCTCTTCTTTACGCCGCAGCGCCAGTGTTCGCGGCGGTGGATGTCGCGAAGCAAGTGTTGATTGGCGCTGATTACGCCAACAAAGATCTCGTCGGGGCCACCTTCAACCTCAGCAATCTTCGTGAAGCCGATCTCTCCGGCTCCGACCTTCGTGGAGCCAGTTTGTACGGGGCCAAGCTCCAGGATGCCGACCTCAGCGACACCGACCTTCGTGAAGCCACCTTGGATTCAGCGGTCATGACCGGCACCAATCTCAGCAATGCAGTGATGGAAGGTGCCTTTGCCTTCAACACCCGTTTTAAAGACGTTGTGATTACCGGGGCTGACTTCACCGATGTCCCCATGCGTCCTGATCAGCTGAAAAGTCTTTGCAGTGTTGCTGATGGAACCAACCCCGTCACCGGCCGGAGCACCCGCGAAAGCCTTGGCTGCAGCTGA
- a CDS encoding 23S rRNA (pseudouridine(1915)-N(3))-methyltransferase RlmH — MNPARCRIVAVGKVRRGWIQDGIDLYLKRLPGFSITELRDSSAAKEAEAIRSAIRSDETLIVLMEQGDVLASIPFAKRLNHYGNERLVFVIGGADGLTEEIKAQAHWQLSLSPMTFPHELARLMLVEQLFRAQSILQGSPYHRA, encoded by the coding sequence TTGAATCCCGCGCGCTGTCGGATCGTTGCCGTCGGCAAGGTTCGTCGCGGTTGGATTCAAGACGGGATTGATCTCTACTTAAAGCGATTGCCCGGCTTCAGCATCACCGAATTGCGTGATAGCTCAGCAGCCAAGGAAGCTGAAGCAATCCGATCAGCCATTCGTTCTGACGAAACCCTGATCGTGTTAATGGAACAGGGAGACGTCCTCGCTTCGATTCCATTCGCAAAACGGCTCAACCATTACGGCAACGAACGACTCGTGTTCGTAATCGGTGGTGCCGATGGCCTAACCGAGGAGATCAAGGCCCAAGCCCACTGGCAGCTGAGCCTGTCGCCGATGACCTTTCCCCATGAACTGGCCCGCTTGATGCTGGTGGAACAGCTCTTCCGCGCCCAGTCCATCCTTCAAGGCAGCCCGTACCATCGCGCTTGA
- a CDS encoding 2OG-Fe(II) oxygenase gives MFLTMLQVIDNWLPTTLVQSLQQLCDAHGALRQNQLENQLFSWRPDHGTPRSAHAPEQQAVMEHYLSEFLRPLLAPWSPTATGVEWWCNTNNDLDWHIDKDEAEYRRSGQYALPLLSTVFYPHVSCAGGELLVADNPPVKEGQTAPPPRFRSVISIPPVVNRLVAFSPGIVHRINPFEGERYSIAVNIWQSEPLTTQESAPPA, from the coding sequence GTGTTTTTAACGATGTTGCAGGTGATCGACAATTGGCTGCCGACCACTCTGGTGCAGTCACTTCAACAGCTATGTGACGCTCATGGAGCACTGAGGCAGAACCAACTCGAAAACCAGCTGTTCAGCTGGAGACCCGACCACGGCACCCCCCGATCCGCCCACGCGCCAGAGCAGCAAGCCGTGATGGAGCACTATCTCAGCGAATTTTTGCGCCCTCTCCTCGCCCCGTGGAGCCCCACCGCGACTGGCGTGGAATGGTGGTGCAACACCAACAATGACCTCGACTGGCACATCGATAAAGATGAGGCCGAATACAGGCGCAGTGGTCAATACGCGCTGCCTCTCCTCTCCACCGTGTTTTACCCCCACGTGAGCTGCGCAGGTGGTGAACTTCTTGTCGCCGACAATCCACCGGTGAAGGAAGGCCAAACCGCCCCGCCACCACGGTTCCGATCTGTGATTTCGATCCCTCCGGTGGTGAATCGCTTGGTGGCGTTTTCCCCCGGAATCGTGCACCGAATCAACCCATTCGAAGGTGAGCGCTATTCCATTGCCGTCAACATCTGGCAGAGCGAACCCCTCACCACGCAGGAGTCAGCGCCACCGGCTTGA
- a CDS encoding LexA family transcriptional regulator, translating to MLLALDFQRIPRPLHASRTQQILPLVSERVPAGFPSPADDYVEMGIDLNEQLIRHPGSTFFLKVSGESMTEAGIHDGDLLVVDRSLDPRPGRVVVAVLDGAFTLKRLARHHGRLRLEAAHPDYPPLELQHCSDVQIWGIAIYVIHPL from the coding sequence TTGCTGTTGGCCTTGGACTTCCAGCGCATCCCGCGACCGCTACACGCCAGCCGGACGCAGCAGATCCTCCCTTTGGTGAGCGAGCGCGTTCCAGCCGGGTTCCCATCCCCGGCCGACGATTACGTGGAGATGGGCATTGACCTCAATGAACAATTAATCCGCCATCCCGGCAGCACCTTTTTCTTGAAGGTGAGCGGCGAATCGATGACGGAAGCCGGCATCCATGACGGCGACTTGCTGGTCGTCGACCGCAGCCTCGACCCACGGCCCGGACGCGTCGTCGTGGCCGTGCTGGACGGGGCCTTCACGCTGAAACGCTTGGCCCGTCATCACGGGCGTCTCCGACTGGAAGCAGCCCATCCGGACTACCCCCCCTTGGAACTCCAACACTGCAGCGATGTGCAGATCTGGGGCATCGCCATTTATGTCATCCACCCACTCTGA
- a CDS encoding Y-family DNA polymerase, with the protein MAQVTALIDGNNFYASCEQSLDPALVGRPVVVLSNNDGCIVARSAEARALGIRMGTPYFKARRELERQNVVVRSSNYALYADMSQRMMSLLEAHCDDVEIYSIDEAFGRLRRPNNGALIPWARQLRARVRQNLGLPIAIGLGASKSQAKLANRLAKAVPNHAGVFDFGTCHNPDQWLETIAIEDVWGIGRQLAAWCQRRGISNARQLRDMPQGELKAKCGVVGLRLQWELRGYACLPMDLAPAAKQETCVSRSFSQPVTTREELRQSIATYVVRAAEKLRKQQQRTSAFTIYTRTSPFKPNFYSRAASRQLDLPSNDTAVLLQAALPLVDHIFRPHRPLAKAGVLMQHLQSIDTLQSHLLVPMSAEQQDKRESLMQTIDQLNRRYGRGSVHWAACGLEPGWAMRRDQLSRAATTRLRDIPVVQA; encoded by the coding sequence ATGGCTCAGGTCACCGCCCTCATTGACGGGAACAATTTCTATGCATCCTGCGAACAGAGCCTGGACCCAGCCCTGGTTGGTCGGCCGGTGGTGGTGCTCTCCAATAACGACGGTTGCATCGTGGCTCGAAGTGCCGAAGCGCGGGCGCTTGGCATCCGCATGGGGACGCCGTACTTCAAGGCGCGCCGGGAGCTTGAACGCCAAAACGTTGTGGTGCGCAGCTCGAACTATGCCCTCTACGCCGATATGAGCCAACGGATGATGAGCCTGCTTGAGGCCCATTGCGACGACGTTGAGATCTATTCCATCGATGAAGCCTTTGGACGACTAAGGCGGCCCAACAATGGGGCCCTGATTCCCTGGGCGCGCCAACTTCGCGCACGGGTACGCCAAAATCTGGGACTGCCCATTGCGATCGGATTGGGCGCGAGCAAAAGTCAAGCCAAACTGGCGAACCGGCTGGCAAAAGCGGTCCCTAATCATGCGGGGGTCTTCGATTTCGGGACTTGCCACAACCCAGATCAATGGCTGGAAACGATTGCGATCGAAGACGTTTGGGGGATCGGCCGGCAATTGGCGGCGTGGTGTCAGCGGAGAGGCATCAGCAACGCACGCCAACTGAGGGATATGCCCCAAGGAGAGCTCAAAGCGAAATGTGGCGTGGTGGGGTTACGACTCCAATGGGAACTGCGGGGATATGCCTGCCTGCCCATGGATTTGGCACCCGCAGCCAAACAAGAAACATGTGTGAGCCGTAGCTTCAGCCAACCGGTAACCACCCGCGAAGAGCTGCGCCAGTCGATCGCGACCTATGTGGTGCGCGCAGCCGAAAAATTGCGTAAGCAACAGCAACGCACCTCGGCCTTCACGATCTACACCCGCACCAGTCCCTTCAAGCCCAACTTTTACAGCCGTGCTGCCAGCCGCCAATTGGATCTACCCAGCAACGACACTGCTGTTCTGCTCCAAGCGGCGCTGCCCCTGGTCGATCACATCTTTCGCCCGCACCGCCCCCTCGCGAAAGCGGGGGTCTTGATGCAACACCTCCAGAGCATCGACACCCTTCAATCCCACTTGTTGGTACCGATGAGTGCCGAGCAACAAGACAAACGGGAGAGCCTGATGCAAACCATCGACCAGCTCAACCGACGCTATGGGCGAGGCTCCGTGCACTGGGCGGCCTGTGGACTGGAACCCGGATGGGCCATGCGTCGCGACCAATTGAGTCGTGCCGCGACCACCCGTTTAAGGGATATTCCCGTGGTCCAGGCTTAA